From Trueperaceae bacterium, a single genomic window includes:
- the rplQ gene encoding 50S ribosomal protein L17 yields MRHMSRGRKLNRHSSHRTALARNQATSLLRHGRIKTTLAKAKNLQPYVEKLITTARGGDLHARRLVAREIHDREVVSRLMDEIAPAFAERPGGYTRIYQLGTRRGDATREALIELVTYQDA; encoded by the coding sequence ATGAGGCACATGTCACGGGGCCGCAAGCTCAACCGGCACAGCAGCCATAGGACGGCATTGGCCCGTAACCAGGCTACTTCGCTGTTGCGCCACGGCCGCATAAAGACCACTCTCGCGAAAGCGAAGAACCTTCAACCCTACGTAGAGAAGCTGATCACCACCGCCCGTGGAGGCGACCTCCACGCCCGGCGCCTGGTGGCCCGCGAGATACACGACCGCGAGGTCGTGAGCAGGCTGATGGACGAGATCGCACCGGCCTTCGCCGAGCGGCCGGGCGGCTACACCCGCATCTATCAGCTGGGCACCCGGCGTGGCGACGCCACCCGCGAGGCCCTCATCGAACTGGTGACCTACCAGGACGCCTGA
- a CDS encoding DNA-directed RNA polymerase subunit alpha yields MQIIPEFKAKTTDKYGEFVVEPLARGYGVTLGNPLRRILLSSVPGTAVTSVYIEDVLHEFSTIEGVKEDVMQIILNLKELVVKLHDDDPITLTLRAEKEGPVTAADFDVPANVEVINPELPIATLTKGGRLVMEVRVEPGVGYVPAEIHGTKDRINSIPVDAVFTPIRRVAYRVEDTRVGQKTDLDRLVLRVWTDGSVEPRAALDHAVEILRGQLAVFSGESLADAEEKVPVMTIPSREPEDTGAGADQVQQMGLESLELSSRVLHSLQEEGIDSVNALLALSERDLKKVGGVGEKSLEEIKERLAARGLALKE; encoded by the coding sequence ATGCAGATAATTCCGGAATTCAAGGCCAAGACCACCGACAAGTACGGTGAGTTCGTGGTGGAGCCGCTGGCCCGCGGATACGGGGTGACGCTGGGCAACCCGCTGAGGCGGATCCTGCTCTCCTCGGTACCCGGCACAGCCGTAACCAGCGTTTACATCGAGGACGTCCTCCACGAGTTCTCCACCATCGAAGGGGTGAAGGAGGATGTCATGCAGATCATCCTCAACCTCAAGGAGCTGGTGGTCAAACTCCACGACGACGACCCGATCACCCTCACGTTGCGTGCCGAGAAGGAGGGGCCGGTCACGGCCGCCGACTTCGACGTGCCGGCCAACGTCGAGGTGATCAACCCCGAACTGCCTATCGCGACCCTCACCAAGGGCGGTCGCCTGGTGATGGAAGTCCGGGTGGAACCCGGAGTGGGCTACGTGCCCGCCGAGATACACGGCACCAAGGACCGGATCAACTCGATACCGGTCGACGCCGTGTTCACTCCTATCCGCAGGGTCGCCTACCGGGTCGAAGACACTCGCGTGGGTCAGAAGACCGACCTCGACCGGCTGGTGCTGCGGGTGTGGACCGACGGCTCCGTCGAGCCGCGGGCGGCCCTCGACCACGCCGTGGAGATCCTCCGCGGGCAGCTGGCCGTCTTCTCCGGGGAGTCGCTCGCCGACGCCGAGGAGAAGGTGCCGGTCATGACCATCCCCAGCCGGGAGCCCGAGGACACCGGAGCTGGCGCCGACCAGGTTCAGCAGATGGGCCTCGAGAGCCTCGAGCTCTCCTCGCGCGTCCTCCACTCGCTCCAGGAGGAGGGGATCGACTCGGTGAACGCTCTGCTGGCGCTCTCCGAACGCGACCTCAAGAAGGTCGGCGGGGTGGGGGAGAAGTCACTGGAAGAGATCAAGGAAAGGCTGGCCGCCCGCGGCTTGGCACTCAAGGAGTAA
- the rpsD gene encoding 30S ribosomal protein S4 produces MGRYRGPIVKICRREGVNLVETPKAQRYMERHPYPPGQHGQRRRRRISDYGVRLREKQKLRFFYNMSEKQFANLFDEATKAEGSTGAVFLQLLESRLDNVVFRLGIAHTRRQARQFVAHGHIHVNGKRVDIPSYRVNPGDEISVAPKARQNEHIKANVEERKRGKTLPWLEFDAENLKGRFKNRPAREDIVVPVNELQVIEYYSR; encoded by the coding sequence ATGGGCCGATACAGAGGACCGATAGTCAAGATCTGCAGGCGCGAAGGGGTGAACCTCGTCGAGACCCCCAAGGCGCAGCGATACATGGAGAGACACCCCTACCCGCCAGGCCAGCACGGCCAGCGTCGCCGTCGCCGGATCAGCGACTACGGCGTGCGGTTGCGGGAGAAGCAGAAGCTGCGCTTCTTCTACAACATGAGCGAGAAGCAGTTCGCCAACCTGTTCGACGAAGCCACCAAGGCAGAGGGTTCGACGGGCGCCGTGTTCCTGCAGCTGCTCGAGTCGCGGCTCGACAACGTCGTCTTCCGTCTGGGCATCGCCCACACCCGCCGGCAGGCGCGCCAGTTCGTCGCCCACGGGCACATCCATGTCAACGGCAAGCGTGTCGACATCCCGTCCTACCGGGTCAACCCCGGCGACGAGATCTCGGTAGCTCCCAAGGCGCGACAGAACGAGCACATCAAGGCGAACGTCGAGGAGCGGAAGCGGGGCAAGACCCTGCCGTGGCTCGAGTTCGACGCCGAGAACCTCAAGGGACGGTTCAAGAACCGACCCGCGCGGGAAGACATCGTCGTTCCGGTCAACGAACTCCAGGTCATCGAGTACTACTCGAGGTAA